One part of the Halobacteriovorax vibrionivorans genome encodes these proteins:
- a CDS encoding sensor histidine kinase: MMNDLQISSVVANILMGSLKKFNIERDEFNELYREHFGNKQKYSSVSFLNEYFAKLRKSYSDEEIVHIIAIEGIHSEEIALFKNLVFSFISHKNLYRFQSRLVLPYLYKGIKLKVEFRDRKIILEQINETQEKIDPIFFKVYLEVYRNFPVIIGRKSAVILFEEITSNSLKLVLKPALGSNIFSSFFLYIRTRSAHFGARSKYLKLINELKDETDRKNEELKRLNMMLDQSLKEKSVLVRAMGHDVNNSIYASQLLCQRLEKKLENTKELELVKKLTNHINIIQTISANTLKNEMDEDHILNEYSYEKVSAIVHELEEIYQEQLTRKQIQVNFKIDVEEEIIQINKSVFLYNILCNYFFNAIKYSSVYSEIDVEVKQVGDCFSFSIIDYGKGMNVETVQQIEGTLGEKGYGQGMIIAKNLLAKMYGEVKISSEVGKGTTITCVVPRLLSKSSISGVSLNH; the protein is encoded by the coding sequence ATGATGAACGATTTACAAATCTCAAGTGTCGTTGCAAATATTCTCATGGGCTCTCTTAAGAAATTCAATATTGAGAGAGACGAGTTCAACGAGCTCTACAGAGAACATTTTGGTAACAAACAAAAATATAGCAGTGTAAGTTTTCTTAATGAATACTTCGCAAAGCTACGCAAGAGTTATTCTGATGAAGAAATCGTTCACATTATTGCTATAGAGGGAATTCATTCAGAAGAAATCGCATTATTTAAAAATCTCGTTTTTAGCTTCATTTCACATAAGAACCTATATCGTTTTCAATCGAGGCTAGTTCTTCCTTATCTATATAAGGGAATAAAGTTAAAGGTAGAGTTTCGAGATCGAAAGATCATATTAGAGCAAATAAATGAAACTCAAGAAAAAATTGATCCAATATTTTTTAAAGTATATCTCGAGGTTTATCGCAATTTTCCTGTAATCATTGGAAGAAAATCAGCAGTTATTTTATTTGAAGAAATTACATCTAATTCTTTAAAATTAGTTTTAAAGCCTGCATTAGGAAGTAATATCTTCTCTTCTTTTTTCCTATATATTCGTACTAGAAGTGCTCATTTTGGTGCAAGATCAAAGTACTTAAAATTAATTAATGAGCTAAAGGATGAAACAGACAGAAAAAACGAAGAGTTAAAGCGCTTAAACATGATGTTGGATCAATCTTTAAAAGAAAAGTCCGTTCTAGTTAGAGCGATGGGCCACGATGTAAATAACTCTATTTATGCCTCTCAGCTATTATGTCAAAGACTTGAGAAGAAGCTAGAAAATACAAAAGAACTAGAGTTAGTTAAGAAGCTTACAAACCATATTAATATTATTCAAACCATCTCAGCTAATACTTTAAAAAATGAAATGGATGAGGACCACATCTTAAATGAATATAGTTATGAAAAGGTTTCTGCCATTGTTCATGAATTAGAAGAGATCTATCAAGAGCAATTGACTAGAAAACAAATTCAGGTGAATTTTAAAATTGATGTGGAAGAAGAGATTATTCAAATCAATAAATCAGTCTTTTTATATAATATCTTATGTAACTACTTCTTTAATGCCATCAAATATTCTTCTGTTTATTCAGAAATTGATGTCGAAGTAAAGCAAGTAGGAGATTGTTTTTCTTTCAGCATTATTGATTATGGAAAAGGAATGAATGTTGAAACTGTGCAACAGATAGAAGGAACTTTAGGTGAAAAGGGATATGGCCAGGGGATGATCATTGCTAAGAACCTTCTTGCAAAAATGTATGGTGAAGTAAAAATTTCAAGTGAAGTAGGAAAGGGAACAACGATTACTTGTGTAGTCCCTCGTCTGCTATCAAAAAGCTCAATTTCTGGAGTTTCATTAAATCACTAA
- a CDS encoding calponin homology domain-containing protein, producing the protein MNIILKDEIMNSSVNSFSINEAFKLYMDVWKNIFTEYEVFPSDSLLRQDIHILLYHEMKPIGYCAMSKYDYTLLAYRHHSFFTNMPNEVLETLTQLELQKTWSVELLTVHPNFRQGHFEIDVYEGLKQVLMNIIRDLQAEHVIAPIVKTNQASLKGRVHGEIIIQNIIYKSLFCDFLHMNYKTVPDIEDEKLAKAINSLYQPFKEKIKSLSDKEKIYEQAKKIS; encoded by the coding sequence ATGAATATTATTTTAAAAGATGAAATAATGAACTCATCTGTAAACTCATTTTCCATAAATGAGGCCTTTAAGCTTTATATGGATGTATGGAAAAATATATTCACAGAGTACGAGGTATTCCCCTCTGATTCACTATTAAGACAAGATATACATATTTTGCTTTATCACGAAATGAAGCCTATTGGATATTGTGCAATGAGCAAGTACGATTATACTTTGTTAGCTTACCGACATCATTCTTTTTTCACTAATATGCCAAATGAAGTATTAGAGACACTTACGCAACTAGAACTTCAAAAAACATGGAGTGTTGAGCTTTTAACTGTCCACCCTAATTTTAGACAAGGCCATTTCGAAATTGATGTTTATGAAGGCCTAAAGCAAGTACTTATGAATATCATTCGTGATCTTCAAGCAGAACATGTGATCGCACCTATTGTAAAAACAAACCAAGCAAGTTTAAAAGGTCGGGTCCATGGTGAAATCATTATTCAAAATATTATATATAAAAGTTTATTTTGTGATTTTTTACATATGAACTACAAAACTGTTCCAGATATAGAAGATGAAAAGCTAGCAAAAGCAATTAATAGCCTCTATCAACCTTTCAAAGAAAAAATTAAGAGTTTATCTGACAAGGAGAAAATTTATGAGCAAGCTAAAAAAATTAGTTGA